The genomic window AAATTGGTCGCCATGGCGGACGTGTTCGAAAAGAATCTCAAGAACAAGCATGTGGCGCTAAGCGGTCATGCCAAAGTCGGTTCGAAGGTCGATGTGCCCGAAGAGCGACGCTTCGTCGGTTTCGATGGCTACCGCAAAGCCATGGATTGCCTGCGACCGGGCGATATCGTAATTCTGGCCACCCCCCCCGGCTTTCGCTGGGTGCATTACACCTACGCCATCGAACGCGGGTTGAATGTGTTCATGGAAAAGCCGGTGACGGTCGACGGCCCGACGTCGGTGAAAATGTTGGAAATCAACAAAGCCGCTTTGGAAAAGAACCTGAAGGTCGGCGTGGGGCTGATGTGCCGCCACTGCCACGGTCGTCAAGAATTGTTCGACCGGATTCAGAACGGCGAGATCGGCGAAATCAATCTGCTGCGGGCGTACCGGATGGCCGGCCTGACCGCCACGGCGGCCGTGTTGCCCAAGCCGGAAGGCATCAGCGAACTGATGTACCAGATCAAAAACTTTCACGGCTTCCTGTGGCTCAGCGGCGGAGCGGTCAGCGATTTCCTGATCCACAACATCGACGAATGCTGCTGGATGAAAAATGCTTGGCCCGTCAAAGCCATGGCAATCGGCGGCCGGCATTACCGCGGCGAAAACGTCGACCAAAACTTTGACGTCTACGGTATCGAGTACACCTTCGAAGACGGCGCCAAAATGCTGGTCGATGGACGCACGATTCCCGGTTGTAAGCAGGAATTTGCCAGCTATGCCCACGGCTCCAAAGGCGCCGCGGTGATTTCCACCGCTTCGCACACGCCGGCCAAGTCGCGGATCTTCTCCAGCCAAGCGATGACCAGCGACAACATGACCTGGGCGTTCCCCCAACCGGAACCCAACCCGTATCAGTTGGAATGGAACGACCTGATCGAAGCGGTCCGCAACGATTTGCCGTACAACGAAGTCGAACGGGGCGTGATGGCCAGCGCCGTCACCTCGATGGGCCGCATGACGGCTCACACCGGCCAGGAGATGACGTTGGAGCAATTCCTCGCCAACCCCCATGAATTTGCGCCGGAAATCGATAAGCTGACGCTCGATTCGGATTCGCCGCTGAAGGCCAATGCAGAGGGTAAATACGCCATCCCGATGCCGGGTCTGGTCAAGAAGCAGGAATACCTGACCTAGCGATCACGCCGGGATTTACTTTTACGGACGGATGATGCAGAAAACGCATGTGGTTATCGTCGGCGCTGGACTGGCCGGGTTAGCTTGCGCGACTCGGCTGGCACAGCAGGGCGTCGAGTATCAGTTGCTCGAAGCCACCGACCGGGTGGGGGGACGCCTGCAAACCGACTCTCTCGACGGCTTTCTGCTCGACCACGGCTTTCAGTACCTGCGGACCGACGCTCCGATCGCGCAGCGGTTGCTGGATGATGACGCCCTGCGGCTGCGACCATTCGCTCCGGCCGACGAGCGTTTGGGAACGCAAGCCGCGGCGGTACCGGCCAGCGGTATTGAGCAAATCCCGCAGCAGTTGGCTCGGGCCCTGCCCGCCGACTCGCTCCGTTTGCAGGCCACCGTGGAAGCCGTCGCCGAGGGCCACGTGCAGTTGACCGACGGCTCGGCGTTGGGCTTTAACCGCCTGGTGCTGGCCACCGAAGCGAGTGCCGCGGACCGTTTGGCGAGCGGATTCGATGGGGCGAACGTGTTTCACGCCACCCGTCCCGTGGCCGCGGCATCGACCGTTTGCTACTTCGCAGCCGACGAGCTTTCCGTCGCTAATCCGCTGCTGTTTTCTTCGCTCGTGCCCGCCCAGAACACATCTGCCCAGAACACATCTGCCCAGAACACATCTGCTCAGGACACATCTGCCCAAGCGTCGCCCGTGGATGTTCCGGGGATCGAACGCGTGCTAGTGATCAGTCAGTTGGCGGCAGAGTACGCGCCGCCGGAAAAGTCGTTGATCAGCGTGCAACTGGCCGGAACGATCGACCGACCCTGGCAGCAGGAGGCGGCGGTGCGGCGTCAGCTTCGCTCCGGCTGCGGTCTCCAGGTGGACGCATGGCGGTTGTTGCGGACGTATGCTCTGCCCGAGGGCGTGGGTGGGATGGTCGAGGGGGCTCTGGAAACCGGTTGGCAGGCCGCCGGCGACGTGCTGGGCTCGCTGGACTTGCATTGACTTTCCCGCCACTGGCTTCGTATTATCGCTAGTAGGTATCCCCCCGATAGTTTTTTGGAGAGTACGATGCGCGGGCTTGCTGTGTGGATGGCGTGTTGTGGTTTGGTTGTCTGCCAGACCGCCCTGCAGGCTGAAAATCGTTTTCCCGAGCGATATTTGAAGCTTGAACCGCAGACTCTGGAAATGATCCAACCGGGCGTGGTGGTTGATCGGCACGCCGAATACGGCTGGTCGGATCTGGTCACGATCGTGCATCCGCGTCTGGGCAGCGGGGCGGTCGATAGCATTCCGGATTTTGCCGGGCGTTACGCCAGCATGTTCAAATTCACCATGTTGGCGAACGTCAAACAAGCTCCCGTTGATGGCAAACCGCAGTATTGGCTGGATCGATTGGGGATCGGGTTTGCCATGAAAGTCGACGGCAAAATGACGATCCTGACCAAGAGTACCGCCAAGCAATTGGGCGCCGAACTGGGCATGATCGAACGCGGCGTGTTGGGCGGCAACGAGGATTGCTTGAAGGATGTGGTGCAGATCGCTCGCACCGAACGGCTGGTGATGTTCGATGTCAAAGCCAATATGTTGAATCAAAACAAGCATCGCATGATGACGCTGCGACATCTGATTTGGGTCTCGCCCAACACCGGCAGGCTAGGGATGTTGGTGTGGTTGTTGGATGACGGAGAGGACGAGGAAGCGGACTATAAGTTGGCCGAAGAGCACATGCAGTTACTGCCGCCGGGCTATCAGGAGGATCGCGTGATCCATGTCTCCGAGGGCGGATTGTTATCGCGGATTCCCACGCCCGATCGGTTTGCTTTGGTGTCGGTGCCGCCCGGTACGCCGGTGCCCTTCAGCGATGTGATGCGGTCGGTCGCCGCCCGCAAATCCTTTGACCGCGAAGACATGCAGCATTTGGTGGTCGGCGTCGGGCAATCGATTGCTGGGCTGAAGGCTCGCGTGGCTCAGAATCGTTAGTAGGGTTGGCCGGGGCTCGCGGTGTGCGGGCGCCCCACGGCGGCTCTACTTTTTCCCCTTCGGCGGATATAACCAGGGACTCTCCCTGGTTTTTTTGAGGAATTTGCTTTGTCATCGACCGCCGATTTGCCTGCTTCGCCAACCCTTTCGCACGTCCTGGATAACGGTCTGACGGTCTTGGGCGAACCCATGCCCTGGTTGCGGACAGCCGCCTTTTCACTGTGTTT from Roseimaritima ulvae includes these protein-coding regions:
- a CDS encoding Gfo/Idh/MocA family protein; translated protein: MSSSRREFLKRSGQVAAVGALVNAAAPQVHAAEDNTIQIALVGCGGRGTGATMNALSVDNGPIKLVAMADVFEKNLKNKHVALSGHAKVGSKVDVPEERRFVGFDGYRKAMDCLRPGDIVILATPPGFRWVHYTYAIERGLNVFMEKPVTVDGPTSVKMLEINKAALEKNLKVGVGLMCRHCHGRQELFDRIQNGEIGEINLLRAYRMAGLTATAAVLPKPEGISELMYQIKNFHGFLWLSGGAVSDFLIHNIDECCWMKNAWPVKAMAIGGRHYRGENVDQNFDVYGIEYTFEDGAKMLVDGRTIPGCKQEFASYAHGSKGAAVISTASHTPAKSRIFSSQAMTSDNMTWAFPQPEPNPYQLEWNDLIEAVRNDLPYNEVERGVMASAVTSMGRMTAHTGQEMTLEQFLANPHEFAPEIDKLTLDSDSPLKANAEGKYAIPMPGLVKKQEYLT
- a CDS encoding FAD-dependent oxidoreductase; its protein translation is MMQKTHVVIVGAGLAGLACATRLAQQGVEYQLLEATDRVGGRLQTDSLDGFLLDHGFQYLRTDAPIAQRLLDDDALRLRPFAPADERLGTQAAAVPASGIEQIPQQLARALPADSLRLQATVEAVAEGHVQLTDGSALGFNRLVLATEASAADRLASGFDGANVFHATRPVAAASTVCYFAADELSVANPLLFSSLVPAQNTSAQNTSAQNTSAQDTSAQASPVDVPGIERVLVISQLAAEYAPPEKSLISVQLAGTIDRPWQQEAAVRRQLRSGCGLQVDAWRLLRTYALPEGVGGMVEGALETGWQAAGDVLGSLDLH